One part of the Patescibacteria group bacterium genome encodes these proteins:
- the rpsG gene encoding 30S ribosomal protein S7, translated as MRGKQAPRRVIAPDPLFQSIPLAKFINYVMQRGKKTVAQKIVYGALAIVKEKTGKPEMESFDLAIRNVAPVVEVKAKRVGGANYQVPMEVRGDRRMALAYRWLLDAARNKKGKPMAQKLAAELLSALANEGDAVKKKMDVHRMAEANRAFAHFA; from the coding sequence ATGCGCGGAAAACAAGCACCCCGTCGTGTCATTGCCCCAGATCCGCTCTTCCAGAGCATTCCTTTGGCAAAATTTATCAACTACGTCATGCAGCGTGGCAAGAAGACCGTGGCACAGAAAATTGTCTACGGTGCTTTGGCCATTGTGAAAGAGAAGACGGGTAAACCAGAAATGGAGAGCTTTGATCTAGCCATCCGCAACGTGGCGCCGGTGGTGGAAGTGAAAGCCAAGCGCGTGGGTGGTGCAAACTACCAAGTCCCCATGGAAGTCCGCGGTGATCGTCGGATGGCACTGGCCTACCGTTGGTTGCTGGACGCAGCGCGGAATAAGAAGGGGAAACCCATGGCGCAGAAATTGGCTGCAGAATTGCTGTCTGCCTTGGCCAATGAAGGTGATGCGGTGAAGAAGAAAATGGACGTGCACCGCATGGCAGAGGCCAACCGTGCTTTCGCTCACTTTGCATAA
- the rpmB gene encoding 50S ribosomal protein L28 codes for MARNCTICGKGSLKANSRSHSNIATIRRQHVNLQTLFLKGKRVMACTSCVRTNAKQVTQAAAKAAVPTK; via the coding sequence ATGGCACGTAATTGCACCATTTGCGGCAAAGGGAGTCTGAAGGCGAATAGCCGGAGCCACTCCAACATTGCTACCATCCGCCGGCAGCATGTCAACCTCCAAACCCTTTTCCTCAAAGGAAAGCGGGTGATGGCGTGTACGTCGTGCGTTCGAACAAATGCGAAGCAAGTGACCCAGGCTGCAGCCAAGGCTGCTGTACCAACGAAGTAG
- a CDS encoding 8-oxo-dGTP diphosphatase: MTEKHLTLVIVYDDQRILLGMKKRGFGEGRWNGFGGKVHEGETIEAAAKRELEEEAGITSDNLMARGVLRFSFVEKPDETLVVHLFSTTQFSGEATESEEMRPLWFLHAAVPYADMWPDDIFWLPLLLEGKNIHGTFHFKDRDTILKKEIQVQ; encoded by the coding sequence ATGACCGAAAAACACCTCACGCTTGTGATTGTGTACGATGATCAGCGCATTCTGCTGGGTATGAAGAAACGCGGGTTTGGGGAAGGTCGGTGGAACGGCTTTGGGGGCAAAGTGCACGAAGGCGAAACGATTGAAGCAGCAGCAAAGCGAGAACTGGAAGAAGAAGCTGGGATTACGTCAGACAACCTCATGGCACGCGGCGTACTCCGTTTTTCATTTGTGGAAAAGCCGGATGAAACCCTGGTCGTCCACCTCTTTAGTACTACGCAATTTTCTGGCGAGGCTACTGAGTCTGAAGAAATGCGGCCACTGTGGTTTTTGCATGCCGCTGTCCCCTACGCGGACATGTGGCCAGACGATATCTTCTGGCTCCCCTTGCTTTTGGAAGGAAAAAATATTCACGGTACATTCCACTTCAAAGACCGGGACACTATCCTGAAAAAGGAAATTCAAGTACAGTAA
- a CDS encoding site-2 protease family protein yields MPFLHLLTTNPLEAVAWVLAIILAITVHEFSHALVAWLQGDSTAQLEGRVTLNPIAHVDPVGFIALILVGFGWGKPVPFNPYNLKAKRWGPALVSLAGPASNLLGVVVFGLVLRLVLQFSSLPSDNLLITFLILCVQFNVVLMLFNLLPVPPLDGSKLLQLLPSRFDYIIENLNKYGFIILLAVVLLGQPFLSRIFGAVTDFMFSLILKGLD; encoded by the coding sequence ATGCCCTTCCTCCACCTCCTCACCACGAATCCGTTAGAAGCCGTTGCTTGGGTTTTGGCCATTATTTTGGCCATTACCGTGCATGAATTTAGCCATGCCCTGGTGGCTTGGCTGCAAGGGGACTCTACCGCCCAGTTGGAAGGCCGGGTCACGCTCAATCCCATAGCGCACGTTGACCCCGTTGGGTTCATCGCCCTCATTTTGGTGGGTTTTGGCTGGGGCAAGCCGGTGCCATTCAATCCGTACAACCTTAAAGCCAAACGCTGGGGTCCAGCCCTCGTTTCACTTGCCGGCCCTGCGTCCAACCTCCTGGGGGTTGTAGTTTTTGGCTTGGTACTCCGGTTGGTACTGCAGTTTTCAAGCTTACCATCAGACAACTTACTCATCACTTTTCTCATCCTGTGCGTGCAGTTCAACGTGGTGCTCATGCTCTTCAACCTGCTGCCTGTGCCGCCATTGGATGGGTCAAAACTCCTGCAATTGCTCCCATCCCGGTTTGACTATATCATCGAAAACCTCAATAAATACGGGTTTATTATCCTCCTCGCCGTGGTATTATTGGGTCAGCCATTCCTTAGTCGGATTTTTGGCGCAGTGACCGATTTTATGTTCAGTTTGATTCTGAAGGGTCTCGACTAA
- the rpsL gene encoding 30S ribosomal protein S12, which produces MPTVNQLVRLGRHTNLKKSKTPALQPVLNALKRHRHELPEGSPFKRGVCVKVTTTTPKKPNSALRKIARVRLSNGMEVTAYIPGIGHNLQEHSIVLIRGGRVKDLPGVRYHIVRGVYDTQGVANRKQGRSLYGVKAK; this is translated from the coding sequence ATGCCAACGGTCAACCAGCTCGTCCGCCTGGGACGACATACAAACCTGAAGAAATCAAAGACTCCGGCCCTCCAGCCGGTGCTGAACGCTTTGAAGCGCCACCGACATGAATTGCCGGAAGGTAGCCCGTTTAAGCGTGGTGTGTGCGTGAAAGTGACCACGACCACCCCCAAGAAGCCAAACTCCGCACTCCGCAAGATTGCGCGTGTTCGGCTGTCCAACGGTATGGAAGTCACAGCGTACATTCCGGGGATTGGCCATAATTTGCAAGAGCACTCCATTGTCCTCATTCGTGGCGGCCGGGTGAAAGACTTGCCAGGTGTGCGGTACCACATTGTTCGCGGAGTCTACGACACCCAAGGTGTTGCCAATCGCAAGCAAGGTCGCAGTCTCTACGGTGTAAAAGCCAAGTAA
- the murI gene encoding glutamate racemase translates to MSTYIGIFDSGLGGLHVLQQIVKKLPRYDYLAYSDTANLPYGTKSPAQIYKLVTKALHYLFEHDCALVILACNTASAQALRKIQKQWLPKHFPDRRVLGIVIPTIEHVEKHKGKHIGILATPSTIRSKVFQTEIKTRFPGTQVTGIPTFKLVLAVESKKPKFIQSTLQTLQQKFSGIDILILACTHFGIIAKQIQRVIPPGVKVIVPANALPAQLAAYLKRHPEIERRLSKNRKRTFVRTKKEKPRV, encoded by the coding sequence ATGAGTACTTACATTGGCATATTCGACTCTGGCCTTGGAGGCTTGCATGTCCTACAACAAATTGTGAAAAAGTTACCCAGGTATGACTACCTGGCGTATTCGGATACTGCCAATCTCCCTTACGGCACCAAGTCGCCGGCACAAATCTACAAACTCGTCACAAAAGCCCTACACTATCTCTTCGAGCACGATTGCGCTCTGGTAATCTTGGCATGCAACACCGCCTCAGCCCAAGCCTTACGAAAAATCCAAAAGCAGTGGCTCCCCAAACACTTCCCTGACCGGCGCGTGTTGGGAATTGTCATTCCAACCATCGAACACGTAGAGAAGCACAAAGGGAAACATATTGGTATCTTAGCGACACCCAGTACCATTCGGTCAAAAGTTTTTCAAACGGAAATCAAAACTCGGTTTCCTGGAACACAGGTTACGGGAATTCCAACATTCAAACTTGTCCTCGCGGTTGAATCTAAAAAACCGAAATTCATTCAGTCAACGCTACAAACACTGCAGCAAAAGTTTTCTGGTATCGACATCCTGATCTTAGCCTGCACCCACTTTGGAATTATTGCGAAACAAATACAGCGAGTCATTCCACCGGGTGTTAAGGTAATTGTTCCGGCAAATGCACTGCCAGCGCAACTTGCTGCATACCTGAAACGCCACCCAGAAATTGAAAGGAGACTATCTAAGAACAGAAAGCGGACTTTTGTGCGGACGAAAAAAGAAAAGCCGCGAGTATAG
- a CDS encoding PQQ-dependent sugar dehydrogenase codes for MPRRLAVVTIIIVLALGLTALGVFAYRNFRGAGPAVQPAPQDIVDLLENANTQPTNTQATNTTPTANANVSTQVSHNATGFPLTLPAGFSISVFAKLLVGARDIAQDAEGNLWVSQLTQGTVTKLTVVDGKVTEKTTPFRNLSNPHGLVLDPDDANLLYIAEERRISKARLNSDAPLEKLVDLPDGNNHNRRTLAIGSDKRLYVSIGSSCNVCNESNQQNATVYSLNRDGSDFKVFATGLRNAAFLAFRPADGKLWATENGRDLLGDNLPPDEVNILEAGKFYGWPFCYGNNVADLNFSRNAATRCATAVPAHINLQAHSAPLGLAFIPDTEAWPADMRGDLLVAYHGSWNRTQPTGYKVVRIDITADGSAGDTHDFISGWLTADGALGRPVDVLPTADGRLYITDDKAAVVYLVTTPSAK; via the coding sequence ATGCCACGCCGCCTGGCAGTTGTCACCATTATCATCGTTCTTGCCCTTGGCCTCACTGCCCTGGGGGTGTTTGCGTACCGGAATTTTCGCGGGGCTGGCCCAGCTGTGCAACCCGCACCGCAGGACATTGTGGACCTGCTGGAAAACGCCAACACCCAACCCACGAATACTCAGGCAACGAACACCACACCAACCGCAAATGCAAATGTTTCTACCCAAGTCTCGCACAACGCAACGGGTTTCCCTCTCACCTTACCTGCAGGTTTTTCCATTAGCGTTTTTGCCAAACTGCTGGTGGGAGCCCGGGACATCGCCCAAGATGCCGAAGGAAACTTGTGGGTGAGTCAGCTAACCCAAGGGACAGTGACAAAACTCACGGTGGTGGATGGAAAGGTGACGGAGAAAACGACTCCCTTCCGAAATCTCAGCAACCCCCACGGCTTGGTGCTAGATCCGGACGATGCGAACCTACTCTACATTGCCGAGGAGCGCCGCATTAGCAAAGCACGATTGAACAGCGATGCGCCGCTGGAAAAACTCGTAGACCTCCCTGATGGGAACAACCATAATCGCCGTACCTTAGCCATTGGCTCGGACAAGCGGCTGTACGTGAGCATTGGTTCCAGCTGCAATGTCTGCAATGAGTCAAACCAACAAAATGCAACGGTCTACTCCCTGAACCGCGATGGATCTGACTTCAAGGTTTTTGCCACAGGCTTGCGTAATGCAGCGTTTTTGGCTTTTCGACCAGCGGATGGAAAGCTCTGGGCAACGGAAAACGGCCGCGACCTGCTGGGTGACAATCTCCCACCAGATGAAGTGAATATTCTGGAAGCCGGCAAATTCTACGGCTGGCCATTTTGCTACGGCAACAATGTGGCAGACCTGAACTTCAGCCGGAATGCGGCCACACGCTGCGCTACTGCCGTTCCTGCACATATCAACCTGCAAGCACACTCTGCCCCACTTGGTCTGGCCTTTATCCCAGATACCGAAGCCTGGCCAGCAGACATGCGTGGTGATCTGCTGGTTGCCTACCACGGTTCGTGGAACCGCACCCAACCCACGGGGTACAAAGTGGTGCGGATTGATATCACTGCTGACGGATCAGCTGGTGACACGCATGACTTCATTTCTGGGTGGCTCACGGCAGACGGCGCC